From the Tripterygium wilfordii isolate XIE 37 chromosome 6, ASM1340144v1, whole genome shotgun sequence genome, one window contains:
- the LOC120000038 gene encoding protein TIC 20-II, chloroplastic-like, with protein sequence MPYSATPASDRLISAVSFTLPFFNSLQVRNPIFSQHREVQRDAGVVLLVVPLMVIRILNPGRTGLVLKAMVWGFNVAFVFTVQYDVLCLWAGLYYFGPGPSLPFVSTF encoded by the exons ATGCCATACTCCGCCACACCAGCCAGTGACCGCCTGATATCCGCCGTTTCCTTCACTCTCCccttcttcaactctctcca GGTTAGGAACCCTATATTCAGTCAGCACCGTGAGGTTCAACGCGATGCAGGTGTTGTCCTCCTGGTGGTGCCGTTGATGGTGATCAGGATTCTAAATCCTGGTCGGACCGGGTTGGTGCTCAAGGCCATGGTTTGGGGATTTAACGTGGCGTTTGTGTTCACCGTTCAATATGATGTGCTTTGTTTATGGGCTGGTTTGTACTATTTTGGGCCGGGTCCGTCTTTGCCGtttgtttctactttctag
- the LOC119999331 gene encoding membrane-associated protein VIPP1, chloroplastic-like isoform X1, with protein sequence MAMKAPPIAGLTFPTLHPSSSSSARPCIIVKAQPFKSTFFGIIALFSMLLCSPILLASWLSLRWNQKYESLKYFLVVEALKVAAVRLADSNKLRCNSHGGGALGARMNLFDRFARVIKSYANAIISSFEDPEKILEQSVLEMNEDLTKMRQATAQVLASQKQLQNKYKASQQASEDWYRRAQLALGKGDEDLAREALKRRKSFADNADAMRAQLDQQKGIVDNLVSNTRLLESKIQEARSKKDTLKARAQSAKTATKVSEMIGNVNTSSALSAFEKMEEKVLAMESQAEALNQLTTDDLEGKFALLESSSVDDDLATLKKELSGSSKQKGELPPGRTAVASNTGFPFRDSEIEKELNELRRKAKEF encoded by the exons ATGGCCATGAAAGCACCGCCAATTGCAGGATTAACCTTTCCTACCCTGCACccctcttcgtcttcttctgcCCGGCCATGTATAATAGTCAAGGCCCAACCTTTCAAATCCACTTTCTTCGG CATAATAGCATTATTTTCTATGCTTTTGTGCTCTCCAATCCTCTTGGCTAGTTGGCTTTCTCTTCGTTGGAATCAGAAATATGAAAGCCTTAAATATTTTCTTGTAGTTGAGGCTCTGAAAGTCGCTGCTGTTCGACTAGCTGACTCCAATAAGTTAAGATGTAATAGTCATGGTGGGGGTGCTCTTGGTGCTAGGATGAACCTTTTTGATCGATTTGCTAGAGTAATTAAG TCATATGCAAATGCCATTATAAGCTCCTTTGAGGACCCTGAAAAGATCTTAGAACAAAGTGTGCTCGAAATGAATGAGGATTTGACGAAGATGCGGCAAGCTACTGCACAA GTATTGGCTTCTCAAAAGCAATTACAGAACAAATATAAAGCCTCACAACAAGCTTCTGAAGACTG GTATCGGAGGGCACAACTTGCTCTTGGGAAGGGGGATGAAGATCTTGCTCGTGAAGCCCTTAAACGGAGGAAATCTTTTGCT GATAATGCAGATGCTATGAGGGCTCAGCTTGATCAGCAGAAGGGCATCGTTGATAATCTTGTCTCCAATACAAGG CTTCTGGAAAGTAAGATACAGGAAGCAAGGTCGAAGAAAGATACCCTCAAAGCACGTGCGCAGTCTGCAAA GACTGCAACAAAAGTGAGTGAAATGATTGGGAATGTAAACACAAGTAGTGCTCTTTCAGCTTTTGAAAAGATGGAGGAAAAAG TGTTGGCTATGGAGTCTCAAGCAGAGGCACTTAATCAATTGACAACCGATGACCTTGAGGGGAAG TTTGCATTGTTGGAGAGCTCTTCTGTAGATGATGATCTAGCAACATTGAAAAAAGAATTATCCGGGAGCTCAAAG cAGAAAGGAGAGCTGCCACCAGGGAGAACTGCTGTGGCTTCGAACACAGGATTTCCTTTTAGAGATTCCGAGATTGAGAAAGAGTTAAATGAGCTGAGAAGAAAAGCAAAGGAGTTTTAG
- the LOC119999331 gene encoding membrane-associated protein VIPP1, chloroplastic-like isoform X2, producing MAMKAPPIAGLTFPTLHPSSSSSARPCIIVKAQPFKSTFFGIIALFSMLLCSPILLASWLSLRWNQKYESLKYFLVVEALKVAAVRLADSNKLRCNSHGGGALGARMNLFDRFARVIKSYANAIISSFEDPEKILEQSVLEMNEDLTKMRQATAQVLASQKQLQNKYKASQQASEDWYRRAQLALGKGDEDLAREALKRRKSFADNADAMRAQLDQQKGIVDNLVSNTRLLESKIQEARSKKDTLKARAQSAKTATKVSEMIGNVNTSSALSAFEKMEEKVLAMESQAEALNQLTTDDLEGKFALLESSSVDDDLATLKKELSGSSKKGELPPGRTAVASNTGFPFRDSEIEKELNELRRKAKEF from the exons ATGGCCATGAAAGCACCGCCAATTGCAGGATTAACCTTTCCTACCCTGCACccctcttcgtcttcttctgcCCGGCCATGTATAATAGTCAAGGCCCAACCTTTCAAATCCACTTTCTTCGG CATAATAGCATTATTTTCTATGCTTTTGTGCTCTCCAATCCTCTTGGCTAGTTGGCTTTCTCTTCGTTGGAATCAGAAATATGAAAGCCTTAAATATTTTCTTGTAGTTGAGGCTCTGAAAGTCGCTGCTGTTCGACTAGCTGACTCCAATAAGTTAAGATGTAATAGTCATGGTGGGGGTGCTCTTGGTGCTAGGATGAACCTTTTTGATCGATTTGCTAGAGTAATTAAG TCATATGCAAATGCCATTATAAGCTCCTTTGAGGACCCTGAAAAGATCTTAGAACAAAGTGTGCTCGAAATGAATGAGGATTTGACGAAGATGCGGCAAGCTACTGCACAA GTATTGGCTTCTCAAAAGCAATTACAGAACAAATATAAAGCCTCACAACAAGCTTCTGAAGACTG GTATCGGAGGGCACAACTTGCTCTTGGGAAGGGGGATGAAGATCTTGCTCGTGAAGCCCTTAAACGGAGGAAATCTTTTGCT GATAATGCAGATGCTATGAGGGCTCAGCTTGATCAGCAGAAGGGCATCGTTGATAATCTTGTCTCCAATACAAGG CTTCTGGAAAGTAAGATACAGGAAGCAAGGTCGAAGAAAGATACCCTCAAAGCACGTGCGCAGTCTGCAAA GACTGCAACAAAAGTGAGTGAAATGATTGGGAATGTAAACACAAGTAGTGCTCTTTCAGCTTTTGAAAAGATGGAGGAAAAAG TGTTGGCTATGGAGTCTCAAGCAGAGGCACTTAATCAATTGACAACCGATGACCTTGAGGGGAAG TTTGCATTGTTGGAGAGCTCTTCTGTAGATGATGATCTAGCAACATTGAAAAAAGAATTATCCGGGAGCTCAAAG AAAGGAGAGCTGCCACCAGGGAGAACTGCTGTGGCTTCGAACACAGGATTTCCTTTTAGAGATTCCGAGATTGAGAAAGAGTTAAATGAGCTGAGAAGAAAAGCAAAGGAGTTTTAG
- the LOC119999331 gene encoding membrane-associated protein VIPP1, chloroplastic-like isoform X4 — MAMKAPPIAGLTFPTLHPSSSSSARPCIIVKAQPFKSTFFGYGVEALKVAAVRLADSNKLRCNSHGGGALGARMNLFDRFARVIKSYANAIISSFEDPEKILEQSVLEMNEDLTKMRQATAQVLASQKQLQNKYKASQQASEDWYRRAQLALGKGDEDLAREALKRRKSFADNADAMRAQLDQQKGIVDNLVSNTRLLESKIQEARSKKDTLKARAQSAKTATKVSEMIGNVNTSSALSAFEKMEEKVLAMESQAEALNQLTTDDLEGKFALLESSSVDDDLATLKKELSGSSKKGELPPGRTAVASNTGFPFRDSEIEKELNELRRKAKEF; from the exons ATGGCCATGAAAGCACCGCCAATTGCAGGATTAACCTTTCCTACCCTGCACccctcttcgtcttcttctgcCCGGCCATGTATAATAGTCAAGGCCCAACCTTTCAAATCCACTTTCTTCGGGTATGGgg TTGAGGCTCTGAAAGTCGCTGCTGTTCGACTAGCTGACTCCAATAAGTTAAGATGTAATAGTCATGGTGGGGGTGCTCTTGGTGCTAGGATGAACCTTTTTGATCGATTTGCTAGAGTAATTAAG TCATATGCAAATGCCATTATAAGCTCCTTTGAGGACCCTGAAAAGATCTTAGAACAAAGTGTGCTCGAAATGAATGAGGATTTGACGAAGATGCGGCAAGCTACTGCACAA GTATTGGCTTCTCAAAAGCAATTACAGAACAAATATAAAGCCTCACAACAAGCTTCTGAAGACTG GTATCGGAGGGCACAACTTGCTCTTGGGAAGGGGGATGAAGATCTTGCTCGTGAAGCCCTTAAACGGAGGAAATCTTTTGCT GATAATGCAGATGCTATGAGGGCTCAGCTTGATCAGCAGAAGGGCATCGTTGATAATCTTGTCTCCAATACAAGG CTTCTGGAAAGTAAGATACAGGAAGCAAGGTCGAAGAAAGATACCCTCAAAGCACGTGCGCAGTCTGCAAA GACTGCAACAAAAGTGAGTGAAATGATTGGGAATGTAAACACAAGTAGTGCTCTTTCAGCTTTTGAAAAGATGGAGGAAAAAG TGTTGGCTATGGAGTCTCAAGCAGAGGCACTTAATCAATTGACAACCGATGACCTTGAGGGGAAG TTTGCATTGTTGGAGAGCTCTTCTGTAGATGATGATCTAGCAACATTGAAAAAAGAATTATCCGGGAGCTCAAAG AAAGGAGAGCTGCCACCAGGGAGAACTGCTGTGGCTTCGAACACAGGATTTCCTTTTAGAGATTCCGAGATTGAGAAAGAGTTAAATGAGCTGAGAAGAAAAGCAAAGGAGTTTTAG
- the LOC119999331 gene encoding membrane-associated protein VIPP1, chloroplastic-like isoform X3 — MAMKAPPIAGLTFPTLHPSSSSSARPCIIVKAQPFKSTFFGYGVEALKVAAVRLADSNKLRCNSHGGGALGARMNLFDRFARVIKSYANAIISSFEDPEKILEQSVLEMNEDLTKMRQATAQVLASQKQLQNKYKASQQASEDWYRRAQLALGKGDEDLAREALKRRKSFADNADAMRAQLDQQKGIVDNLVSNTRLLESKIQEARSKKDTLKARAQSAKTATKVSEMIGNVNTSSALSAFEKMEEKVLAMESQAEALNQLTTDDLEGKFALLESSSVDDDLATLKKELSGSSKQKGELPPGRTAVASNTGFPFRDSEIEKELNELRRKAKEF; from the exons ATGGCCATGAAAGCACCGCCAATTGCAGGATTAACCTTTCCTACCCTGCACccctcttcgtcttcttctgcCCGGCCATGTATAATAGTCAAGGCCCAACCTTTCAAATCCACTTTCTTCGGGTATGGgg TTGAGGCTCTGAAAGTCGCTGCTGTTCGACTAGCTGACTCCAATAAGTTAAGATGTAATAGTCATGGTGGGGGTGCTCTTGGTGCTAGGATGAACCTTTTTGATCGATTTGCTAGAGTAATTAAG TCATATGCAAATGCCATTATAAGCTCCTTTGAGGACCCTGAAAAGATCTTAGAACAAAGTGTGCTCGAAATGAATGAGGATTTGACGAAGATGCGGCAAGCTACTGCACAA GTATTGGCTTCTCAAAAGCAATTACAGAACAAATATAAAGCCTCACAACAAGCTTCTGAAGACTG GTATCGGAGGGCACAACTTGCTCTTGGGAAGGGGGATGAAGATCTTGCTCGTGAAGCCCTTAAACGGAGGAAATCTTTTGCT GATAATGCAGATGCTATGAGGGCTCAGCTTGATCAGCAGAAGGGCATCGTTGATAATCTTGTCTCCAATACAAGG CTTCTGGAAAGTAAGATACAGGAAGCAAGGTCGAAGAAAGATACCCTCAAAGCACGTGCGCAGTCTGCAAA GACTGCAACAAAAGTGAGTGAAATGATTGGGAATGTAAACACAAGTAGTGCTCTTTCAGCTTTTGAAAAGATGGAGGAAAAAG TGTTGGCTATGGAGTCTCAAGCAGAGGCACTTAATCAATTGACAACCGATGACCTTGAGGGGAAG TTTGCATTGTTGGAGAGCTCTTCTGTAGATGATGATCTAGCAACATTGAAAAAAGAATTATCCGGGAGCTCAAAG cAGAAAGGAGAGCTGCCACCAGGGAGAACTGCTGTGGCTTCGAACACAGGATTTCCTTTTAGAGATTCCGAGATTGAGAAAGAGTTAAATGAGCTGAGAAGAAAAGCAAAGGAGTTTTAG